One Chitinophagales bacterium genomic window carries:
- the nosZ gene encoding nitrous-oxide reductase, producing MYKKMLPLLLALPLLFFITSCSEYTGSKGGPQAISGVADAASKVYVPPGKYDEFYLFTSGGFNGQMGVYGLPSGRLFRVIPVFSVDAEKGYGFSEETKSLLMTSYGFMPWDDAHHPELSQTDGITDGRWIFINGNNTPRIARIDLSTFETVETIEIPNSAGNHGSPFTTQNTEYVIASTRFSVPIPQADISTKDFATRYKGTITMLKVDPNTGEMSIHFQILCPGFDYDKAHCGKGPSHGWAFFTSYNTEQAGTLKEIEASQNDKDYIAAVNWKKAAEYIDAGKGEEMTVTYYHNIMDEATQTATSRVIKSVKVLDPLKYEGIIYYLPTPKSPHGVDVDPSGEYIVGNGKLSTDLTVHSTTRMLKAIENKAYEKVIDGIPVLKYDEIVAGVVKQPGLGPLHTEFDEKGNAYTSFFISSEIVKWKLGTWEILDRIPTYYSIGHLCVPGGDSRKPWGKYVIALNKITKDRYLPTGPELTQSAQLIDISGEKMQLLLDFPTVGEPHYAQAIPADKVMPRTKKFYKLEENKHPHAIKSEDEAKVVRDGKIVHVYMASIRSHFTPDNIEGIRVGDEVYFHVTNMEQDWDVPHGFAIMGAQNAELLIMPGQTRTLKWIPQNTGVYPFYCTDFCSALHQEMQGYVVVSPQGSNKPLKWWTGSDNAL from the coding sequence ATGTATAAAAAAATGTTGCCCCTGCTGCTTGCACTTCCCCTTCTGTTTTTCATCACCTCTTGCAGTGAATATACAGGTTCCAAAGGAGGGCCTCAGGCTATATCCGGTGTGGCGGATGCCGCCTCAAAAGTGTATGTGCCTCCCGGAAAGTACGATGAGTTTTACCTGTTTACCTCGGGTGGATTTAATGGTCAGATGGGAGTTTACGGATTGCCGTCAGGAAGGCTTTTCCGGGTGATTCCCGTTTTTTCTGTAGATGCAGAGAAAGGTTATGGCTTTTCGGAAGAAACCAAGTCTTTGCTGATGACCTCTTATGGCTTTATGCCTTGGGATGATGCCCATCATCCGGAGTTGTCACAAACCGATGGAATCACCGATGGCCGCTGGATTTTTATTAATGGAAACAACACGCCCCGTATTGCCCGCATTGACTTAAGCACCTTTGAAACGGTAGAAACAATAGAAATTCCCAATAGTGCCGGCAATCACGGTTCTCCTTTTACCACACAAAACACCGAGTATGTTATTGCCTCTACACGCTTTAGCGTGCCCATACCACAGGCAGATATATCTACAAAAGACTTTGCTACCAGATACAAGGGCACCATTACCATGCTGAAGGTAGATCCCAATACCGGAGAGATGAGTATTCATTTTCAGATTTTGTGTCCTGGTTTTGATTACGACAAGGCACATTGCGGGAAAGGTCCCTCTCACGGATGGGCATTTTTCACTTCCTATAATACCGAACAGGCCGGCACACTCAAGGAAATTGAAGCCTCACAAAATGACAAGGATTACATAGCGGCAGTAAACTGGAAGAAGGCTGCCGAATATATAGATGCCGGCAAAGGAGAGGAAATGACCGTAACCTATTATCACAATATTATGGATGAGGCAACACAAACGGCTACTTCCAGGGTGATTAAAAGTGTTAAAGTGCTTGATCCGTTGAAATATGAAGGCATAATATATTATCTGCCCACGCCCAAATCACCACATGGGGTTGACGTAGATCCCTCCGGAGAATACATTGTAGGTAATGGCAAGCTTTCCACCGACCTGACCGTACACTCCACAACACGTATGCTCAAAGCCATAGAAAATAAAGCCTACGAAAAGGTAATTGACGGCATTCCCGTATTAAAATATGATGAAATAGTAGCCGGTGTAGTAAAACAACCCGGACTGGGGCCGCTGCATACCGAATTTGATGAAAAAGGCAATGCCTACACTTCCTTCTTTATTTCGTCTGAAATAGTAAAATGGAAACTGGGTACCTGGGAAATACTGGACCGTATCCCGACTTATTACTCCATTGGCCATCTGTGTGTGCCTGGAGGGGATTCCAGAAAACCGTGGGGTAAGTACGTCATTGCCTTAAACAAGATTACCAAAGACCGCTATCTGCCCACAGGTCCTGAGCTGACTCAATCTGCACAACTCATTGATATCAGCGGGGAAAAAATGCAATTGTTGCTGGATTTCCCGACTGTGGGAGAACCGCATTATGCCCAAGCTATACCCGCTGATAAAGTAATGCCCAGGACAAAGAAATTCTATAAGCTGGAAGAAAACAAGCATCCTCATGCCATTAAATCTGAAGATGAAGCCAAAGTGGTGCGGGATGGCAAAATCGTGCATGTGTACATGGCATCCATCCGCAGCCACTTTACACCCGACAATATTGAGGGCATCAGAGTGGGCGATGAGGTGTATTTTCACGTCACTAACATGGAGCAGGACTGGGATGTGCCGCATGGCTTCGCGATCATGGGAGCACAGAATGCCGAACTGCTGATCATGCCAGGTCAAACCAGAACACTTAAATGGATACCTCAAAATACAGGCGTATATCCCTTCTACTGCACGGATTTCTGCTCTGCTTTGCATCAGGAAATGCAGGGATACGTAGTGGTTTCTCCGCAAGGTTCCAATAAGCCGCTCAAATGGTGGACGGGTTCTGATAATGCTTTATAA